One genomic segment of Deinococcus fonticola includes these proteins:
- a CDS encoding DUF2254 domain-containing protein, translating to MKRWRFRLREWTQQFWFLPAVFTVVALVLAELGIFAEERYGVPDSLNFIYSGGETGARTLLGAVAGSAIGVAGTVFSITIAALSYAAGNMGPRLLDNFTRDRGNQVVLGTFIATFAFTLYSLRAVQGGEENPFVPHYNVTGAMLLALACIAALVYYLAHVTASINMTRVITLLRDDLQDSLEKATHQREDSQGKRQPPPENYWQNGEVLRAPRGGYLQLVDVEELIKLADREDVALRLHVKPGDYVFTNSVIVTAIPHLPDGVMDTLTLGRTRLQGQDLEYSVRQLTEVASRALSPGVNDPVTAIDVIDRFGDALCRLHDRSWPDGVHFSGDHLRLVRPVTTFGGLLDSMFHMIRQYGKGSPAVTIRMLEVLRSIAACMDDPARHAELRRHAEMIYADALENTPNDNDRADLKDRYEGVLNIVQRPASQ from the coding sequence GTGAAGAGATGGCGGTTCCGGTTGCGGGAGTGGACGCAGCAGTTCTGGTTCCTGCCCGCCGTGTTCACCGTGGTGGCCCTGGTGCTGGCCGAACTGGGCATTTTCGCCGAGGAACGCTACGGCGTGCCAGATAGCCTGAACTTCATCTATTCGGGCGGAGAAACCGGGGCCAGAACGCTGCTGGGCGCGGTGGCTGGAAGCGCTATAGGCGTGGCCGGGACGGTCTTCTCCATCACCATCGCCGCGCTCTCCTATGCAGCAGGCAACATGGGGCCACGGCTGCTGGACAACTTCACACGTGACCGGGGCAATCAGGTGGTGCTGGGCACCTTCATCGCCACCTTCGCTTTCACCCTGTATTCCCTGCGAGCCGTGCAGGGCGGTGAGGAAAACCCGTTCGTGCCGCACTACAACGTAACCGGGGCCATGCTGCTGGCCCTGGCCTGTATTGCCGCACTGGTCTACTACCTGGCGCACGTGACGGCCAGTATCAACATGACCCGCGTCATCACCCTGTTGCGCGACGATTTGCAGGACTCGCTGGAAAAAGCCACCCACCAGCGTGAGGATTCGCAGGGCAAACGCCAGCCACCTCCTGAAAACTACTGGCAGAACGGCGAAGTCCTCCGTGCACCAAGAGGCGGCTACCTGCAACTGGTGGACGTGGAAGAGCTAATCAAACTGGCCGACCGCGAGGACGTGGCCCTGCGCCTGCACGTCAAACCGGGCGATTACGTGTTCACCAATTCCGTGATCGTGACCGCCATCCCCCACCTGCCGGATGGAGTCATGGACACCCTGACACTGGGCCGCACCCGCCTCCAGGGCCAGGATCTGGAGTACAGCGTGCGGCAACTCACCGAGGTGGCCTCCCGCGCCCTGAGTCCCGGCGTGAACGATCCCGTGACCGCCATCGACGTGATCGACCGTTTCGGGGACGCCCTGTGCCGCCTGCATGACCGCAGCTGGCCGGACGGTGTTCACTTCAGCGGCGATCACCTGCGGCTGGTCAGGCCCGTCACGACCTTCGGCGGCCTGCTGGACAGCATGTTTCACATGATCCGCCAGTACGGCAAGGGCAGCCCCGCTGTGACCATCAGGATGCTGGAAGTGCTTCGCAGTATTGCAGCCTGCATGGATGACCCGGCGAGACATGCCGAGTTGCGCCGCCATGCGGAGATGATCTACGCAGACGCCCTGGAGAACACACCGAATGACAATGACCGGGCCGACTTGAAAGATCGGTACGAAGGGGTGCTGAACATTGTTCAGCGTCCAGCCAGCCAATGA
- a CDS encoding mechanosensitive ion channel family protein, producing the protein MTLELTPILTRLQNMLQGFLTAIPNILIGLIVFLLFVFISNLVRNAVHAIAERAGQPRGIALVFGRIASWAVLTLGLLVSLTIIIPTLTAASLFGALGVSGVAIGFAFKDIFQNLLAGLLILITRPFRIGDQIVSGNHEGTVEDIQVRATMLRTYDNRLVVIPNSELYTNRVVVNTALDKRRLSVNIGIGYGDDIAHAKEVILRELAQIDTVLKDPAPQVLVKELGDFSVNLDVRFWIDPPIRREANEAQDRVLETLKKALPAQGIDLPFPTQQVLFHNQTEETDGDRTRQREGWPAGATPPRSRRQAEADQQERRKA; encoded by the coding sequence ATGACGCTTGAACTCACGCCGATTCTGACGCGGCTTCAGAACATGCTTCAGGGGTTCCTGACGGCCATCCCGAACATCCTGATCGGCCTGATCGTCTTCCTGCTGTTCGTGTTCATATCGAACCTGGTGCGCAACGCTGTTCATGCCATTGCCGAGCGGGCCGGGCAGCCGCGCGGGATTGCGCTGGTGTTCGGGCGCATCGCCTCGTGGGCGGTGCTGACCCTTGGACTCCTCGTTTCGCTGACCATCATTATCCCCACGCTCACGGCAGCGTCCCTTTTCGGCGCACTGGGTGTCAGCGGCGTCGCCATCGGGTTCGCGTTCAAGGACATCTTCCAGAACCTGCTGGCGGGCCTTCTGATCCTGATCACGCGGCCCTTCCGCATCGGGGATCAGATTGTCTCCGGCAACCACGAGGGCACCGTCGAGGACATTCAGGTGCGGGCCACCATGCTGCGCACCTACGACAACCGCCTGGTGGTCATTCCCAACAGCGAGCTGTACACCAACCGCGTCGTGGTGAACACTGCGCTGGATAAACGCCGTCTGAGCGTGAACATCGGCATCGGGTACGGGGACGACATCGCGCACGCCAAAGAAGTGATTCTGCGCGAACTGGCGCAGATCGACACGGTGCTGAAAGACCCCGCCCCGCAGGTGCTGGTGAAGGAACTGGGCGACTTCAGCGTGAACCTGGACGTGCGCTTCTGGATCGACCCGCCTATCCGCCGCGAGGCCAACGAGGCGCAAGACCGCGTGCTGGAGACATTGAAGAAGGCGCTGCCCGCACAGGGCATCGATCTGCCCTTCCCGACCCAGCAGGTGCTGTTCCACAACCAGACTGAAGAAACCGACGGTGACCGCACCCGCCAGCGTGAGGGCTGGCCCGCCGGGGCAACTCCGCCGCGTTCCCGCCGTCAGGCTGAGGCTGACCAACAGGAGCGCAGGAAAGCGTGA
- a CDS encoding DUF421 domain-containing protein, protein MDTVTAALMELLTPEGGWRTELLARIVLSTLILFGYVVLLARTFGSRTFASFTSYDFLTNVAAGSLVASAILGKSIVEASLSLLVLVLLQSGVSAWSARSEAAQRLFDNEPVILVENGVLREAAMKNARVSPAILEQHLRSAGLTDVSGVKFAVLETGGKISVVKLDSA, encoded by the coding sequence ATGGACACAGTGACAGCGGCACTCATGGAACTTCTGACACCCGAGGGAGGCTGGCGGACGGAATTGCTGGCCCGCATCGTGCTGAGTACCTTGATCCTGTTTGGCTACGTGGTGCTGCTGGCCCGCACTTTCGGGTCACGCACCTTCGCGAGCTTCACCAGTTACGACTTCCTGACCAACGTGGCCGCCGGATCACTCGTCGCCAGCGCCATCCTCGGAAAAAGCATCGTGGAAGCGTCCCTCAGCCTGCTGGTGCTGGTCTTGTTGCAGTCCGGTGTCTCGGCCTGGAGTGCGCGTTCTGAGGCGGCGCAACGCCTCTTCGACAACGAACCCGTGATTCTGGTGGAAAACGGCGTGTTGCGCGAGGCCGCAATGAAAAATGCGCGGGTCTCTCCAGCCATTCTGGAACAGCACCTGCGCTCGGCTGGGCTGACTGACGTGAGCGGAGTCAAATTCGCGGTGCTGGAAACCGGCGGGAAAATCAGCGTGGTGAAGCTGGATAGCGCGTGA
- a CDS encoding ion transporter: MTVPPPKQQELHDVRWETLRTLDELLDGPLNILGFVWLALLVWELLGPVPAWTNTLSNVIWGIFIVDFVLSLSLAPHKGTYLKRHWLSALSLALPALRFLRFFRAFRGVRVMQAARLTRGTRLFQILTRLNRGLKTLQRTLRRRKFGFVMLATLLVTLAGGAGMAYFEGTGGNNPANYAGWVYWTGMLLTSLGPEHWPVTGEGRTLTFLLGLYGFTVFGYITAALASMFVGADQRQPGDDDEINNAALLRELEAIRAELAQMKTQAIARTGPANDA; the protein is encoded by the coding sequence ATGACCGTTCCCCCGCCCAAGCAGCAGGAACTGCACGATGTCCGCTGGGAAACGCTACGTACCCTGGACGAACTGCTCGACGGCCCGCTGAACATCCTGGGGTTCGTGTGGCTGGCCCTGCTGGTGTGGGAATTGCTGGGGCCGGTGCCCGCCTGGACGAACACCCTGAGCAACGTCATCTGGGGCATCTTCATCGTGGATTTTGTGCTGTCACTGAGTCTCGCGCCGCATAAAGGGACGTATCTGAAACGCCACTGGCTCTCTGCGCTGAGCCTCGCCCTCCCGGCCCTGCGCTTCCTGCGCTTCTTCCGGGCGTTCCGGGGGGTGCGGGTCATGCAGGCGGCCAGGCTGACCCGTGGCACGCGCCTCTTCCAGATCCTGACACGCCTGAACCGGGGCCTGAAAACCCTGCAACGTACCCTGCGGCGGCGCAAATTCGGCTTCGTGATGCTGGCGACGCTGCTGGTCACCCTGGCGGGCGGGGCGGGCATGGCGTACTTCGAGGGTACAGGCGGGAACAACCCCGCAAACTACGCCGGGTGGGTGTACTGGACGGGCATGCTGCTGACCAGCCTGGGGCCGGAACACTGGCCGGTGACGGGCGAGGGACGCACCCTGACCTTCCTGCTGGGCCTGTACGGGTTCACGGTGTTCGGGTACATCACGGCGGCGCTCGCCAGCATGTTCGTCGGCGCGGATCAACGCCAGCCCGGCGATGACGACGAGATCAACAACGCGGCCCTGCTGCGCGAGTTAGAGGCCATCCGGGCCGAACTGGCTCAGATGAAGACGCAAGCCATCGCTCGCACAGGACCCGCCAACGACGCCTAG
- a CDS encoding sensor histidine kinase, translated as MSVRWRLSLWYGLLSALTLIILGFVGYSFSVRQQYLNLDRVLIGSARLVETGIRASGRSYALETDTSGPARDGIVMVLRSYSLDGKLVSRSPSDPGLPPTDPQAPLTDPAKPAYYAVLPIPFGEVDDPRANTAFGTLSVEGQRWRRYVIEVSSDAGKRLGYVEALTPLGSLDNSARQLARVLLTVMGLSVLAVFLFGWWLAGSVLRPVERMMDAARGITRSRDLGQRIPTGKNQDELSRLARTFNDMLGSLQSAWDSQQRFVGDASHELRAPLTVLRGNTELLRRHPHLDAQERETMLSDIEKEASRMNRLVDDLLLLAQSDAGSTLKRSPVELRGIAAEAIRDARRLSGDHTVMLDAPDEPFMVSGEKDRLRQLLLILLDNALKYSPAGTGVTVSIRREGPRTILSVQDQGIGIPQEALPHIFERFYRVDKARSRKAGGVGLGLAIAEWIAAQLGGRLWVEQTGPQGTTFCLELQTEGEG; from the coding sequence GTGAGTGTGCGCTGGCGGCTGAGCCTGTGGTACGGGCTGCTCTCGGCGCTGACGCTGATCATCCTGGGCTTCGTGGGGTACAGCTTTTCGGTCAGGCAGCAGTACCTGAACCTCGACCGGGTGCTGATCGGCAGTGCGCGGCTGGTGGAAACGGGCATTCGCGCCTCGGGGCGTTCTTACGCTTTGGAAACCGACACCTCTGGCCCCGCGAGGGACGGCATCGTGATGGTACTGCGCAGTTACTCCCTGGATGGAAAACTGGTGTCACGTTCCCCCAGTGATCCGGGGTTACCGCCCACCGACCCGCAGGCTCCGCTCACTGACCCGGCCAAGCCTGCCTATTACGCGGTGCTGCCTATTCCTTTCGGGGAGGTGGATGACCCCAGGGCGAATACTGCCTTCGGCACGCTGTCCGTCGAAGGGCAACGCTGGCGGCGCTACGTGATCGAGGTGAGCAGCGACGCCGGGAAGAGGCTGGGGTACGTCGAGGCCCTGACGCCACTGGGGTCACTGGACAACTCGGCCCGGCAACTGGCCCGCGTGCTGCTGACCGTCATGGGCCTGTCGGTGCTGGCGGTGTTCCTGTTCGGGTGGTGGCTGGCCGGGTCGGTGCTGCGCCCGGTGGAACGCATGATGGACGCCGCGCGGGGCATCACTCGCAGCCGCGACCTGGGGCAGCGCATCCCCACCGGGAAGAATCAGGACGAACTCAGTCGCCTGGCCCGCACCTTCAACGACATGCTGGGCAGCCTGCAATCCGCCTGGGATTCGCAGCAGCGTTTCGTGGGGGACGCCTCGCACGAACTGCGTGCGCCCCTGACGGTGCTGCGCGGGAACACCGAACTGCTGCGCCGCCACCCGCACCTGGACGCGCAGGAGCGCGAAACCATGCTCTCGGACATCGAGAAGGAAGCCTCGCGCATGAACCGCCTGGTGGACGACCTGCTGCTCCTGGCCCAGAGTGACGCGGGCAGCACCCTGAAACGCTCTCCCGTCGAGCTGCGGGGCATTGCTGCCGAGGCCATCCGGGATGCCCGCAGGCTCAGCGGCGACCACACCGTCATGCTGGACGCCCCCGACGAACCCTTCATGGTCTCCGGCGAGAAAGACCGCCTGCGGCAACTGCTGCTGATCCTGCTGGACAATGCTCTGAAGTACAGCCCGGCTGGCACGGGCGTGACCGTCAGCATCCGCAGAGAAGGCCCGCGCACCATCCTGAGCGTGCAAGATCAGGGCATCGGCATTCCCCAGGAAGCCCTGCCTCACATCTTCGAGCGCTTCTACCGGGTGGACAAGGCCCGCAGCCGCAAGGCCGGGGGGGTGGGGCTGGGACTCGCCATCGCTGAGTGGATCGCGGCGCAACTGGGCGGGAGGCTATGGGTCGAGCAGACCGGGCCGCAGGGGACGACCTTCTGCCTGGAACTTCAGACGGAAGGCGAGGGGTGA
- a CDS encoding response regulator transcription factor, with translation MTQRILVIEDDPSVRTLLERGLAYEGYLVEAAEDGETGLEIARDRPADLIVLDVMLPGIDGLEVLRRLRSVDDDLPVILLTARDRPEHQVEGLEAGADDYVTKPFSFDVLLARVRTQLRRRDKMPEVLRFEDITLDAATHTVKRGERDITFTGQEFRLMQAFMEQPERVQSKSMLLDRAWGVDYLGDPNIVETYIKLLRQKLEAEGESRVIHTIRGVGYVLRSG, from the coding sequence GTGACTCAGCGCATTCTCGTCATCGAGGACGATCCCAGCGTCCGTACTCTGCTGGAACGCGGGCTGGCCTACGAAGGGTATCTGGTCGAGGCCGCCGAAGACGGTGAGACTGGCCTGGAGATCGCCCGTGACCGCCCGGCGGATTTGATCGTGCTGGACGTGATGCTGCCCGGTATCGACGGCCTGGAGGTATTGCGCCGCCTGCGCAGCGTGGACGACGACCTGCCGGTGATCCTGCTGACGGCCCGCGACAGACCCGAGCATCAGGTGGAAGGGCTGGAAGCGGGGGCGGACGATTACGTCACCAAGCCTTTTTCTTTCGACGTGCTGCTGGCCCGCGTCCGCACGCAACTGCGCCGCCGCGATAAAATGCCGGAGGTGCTGCGTTTCGAGGACATCACCCTGGATGCCGCCACTCACACCGTGAAACGCGGTGAGCGCGACATCACCTTCACCGGACAGGAATTCCGGCTGATGCAGGCGTTCATGGAACAGCCCGAACGGGTGCAGAGTAAGTCCATGCTGCTCGACCGCGCTTGGGGCGTGGATTACCTGGGTGACCCGAATATCGTGGAAACGTACATCAAACTCCTGCGCCAGAAACTTGAAGCGGAAGGGGAATCGCGCGTGATCCATACCATCCGGGGCGTGGGCTACGTGCTACGGAGCGGATAA
- a CDS encoding ABC transporter substrate-binding protein, producing MIKPMLTAAALTAALTTVGSPATAAAPMPTTSPFCQSGKTVRFAEITWESGQFITEVMRHILEKGYGCKTRAVPGSSTITETALANGDLEVWAEEWEGLYDVTNKAVASGKATLVGKVLGGGAFEGWFVPDYVVKGDAKRGIKPMAPGLKSVYDLPKYKALFKDEENPRKSRLYGCFPGWACQKTNWGKLRAYKLNDFVQFNPGSQAALDASVASAYKRGEPILFYYWGPTSLLGKYNFIQLEDPKYNKACYDLVRENSPKSCPSGSPVTTLRVNLNTAFMKQAPVLTGFFERTQFTLPQLQGMLARMIDERMKPDAAAREYLKKYPDTWTKWVPAEVATKVQASLK from the coding sequence ATGATCAAACCCATGCTTACTGCCGCTGCCCTGACAGCGGCCCTCACGACGGTGGGCAGCCCCGCGACGGCTGCCGCACCCATGCCCACCACCTCTCCCTTCTGCCAGAGCGGCAAGACCGTGCGTTTTGCCGAGATCACCTGGGAGAGCGGACAGTTCATCACCGAAGTCATGCGCCACATCCTCGAAAAGGGCTACGGCTGCAAGACCCGCGCCGTGCCCGGTTCTTCTACCATCACCGAGACCGCCCTGGCGAACGGTGACCTGGAAGTCTGGGCCGAGGAATGGGAAGGGCTGTACGACGTGACGAACAAGGCCGTCGCCAGTGGCAAGGCCACCCTGGTCGGCAAGGTGCTCGGCGGCGGGGCCTTTGAGGGCTGGTTCGTGCCGGACTACGTGGTGAAGGGGGACGCGAAACGCGGTATCAAGCCGATGGCCCCTGGCCTGAAAAGCGTGTATGACCTGCCGAAGTACAAGGCCCTGTTCAAGGACGAAGAGAACCCACGCAAGTCACGCCTGTATGGCTGCTTCCCTGGCTGGGCCTGCCAGAAGACCAACTGGGGCAAGCTACGCGCGTACAAGCTCAACGACTTCGTTCAGTTCAATCCCGGTTCGCAGGCGGCGCTGGACGCCAGTGTCGCCAGTGCCTACAAGCGCGGGGAACCCATCCTGTTCTACTACTGGGGGCCGACCAGCCTGCTCGGCAAGTACAATTTCATTCAACTGGAAGACCCCAAGTACAACAAGGCGTGTTACGACCTGGTGCGCGAGAACAGCCCCAAGTCCTGCCCCAGCGGTTCCCCCGTGACGACCCTGCGCGTGAACCTGAACACGGCCTTTATGAAGCAGGCCCCGGTGCTGACGGGCTTCTTCGAGCGGACGCAATTCACCCTGCCGCAGCTTCAGGGCATGCTGGCCCGCATGATCGACGAGCGCATGAAGCCCGACGCGGCAGCACGCGAGTACCTGAAGAAGTACCCGGACACCTGGACGAAATGGGTTCCGGCTGAGGTGGCCACCAAGGTACAGGCGAGCCTGAAGTAA